The Parasteatoda tepidariorum isolate YZ-2023 chromosome X2, CAS_Ptep_4.0, whole genome shotgun sequence genome includes a region encoding these proteins:
- the LOC139427188 gene encoding tigger transposable element-derived protein 4-like, with protein MDYDANKNAWMTTAIFTKWLKKLDNVMKRQKRKILLFIDQCPAHPPDTNFLENVKVQFFLANYTSVLQPLDLGVIKNLKLQYRKQLVQLAIQSIAEPNPKKITVFQAMNMISLAWSQVTTTTIKNFFKKARFVHRTTDDNGGEDVSDDDTIILGEQ; from the coding sequence ATGGATTATGATGCAAATAAGAATGCTTGGATGACGACcgcaatttttactaaatggcTGAAAAAACTAGACAATGTTATGAAGAGGCAAAAACGAAAGATTTTGCTATTCATCGACCAATGTCCAGCTCACCCACCCGATactaattttttggaaaatgtaaaagttcaattttttcttgCAAACTACACAAGTGTGCTTCAGCCATTAGATTTGGGCGTGATTAAGAATCTAAAATTGCAGTATAGAAAGCAGTTAGTTCAACTCGCTATTCAAAGCATTGCAGAGCCTAATCCCAAGAAAATAACTGTTTTCCAGGCAATGAATATGATTTCGTTGGCATGGTCTCAGGTAACTACCACAacaataaagaacttttttaaaaaagccagATTTGTCCATCGAACAACCGATGATAATGGGGGAGAGGACGTAAGCGATGATGATACAATAATCCTTGGCGAACAATAA